One Bufo gargarizans isolate SCDJY-AF-19 chromosome 4, ASM1485885v1, whole genome shotgun sequence DNA window includes the following coding sequences:
- the LOC122936094 gene encoding mitochondrial ubiquitin ligase activator of nfkb 1-A-like, translated as MEFSALETVCVGSSLALAGLCYYMYRQQQAAVRRIQTAPKLQVGADLRTLLDSCQELSYVVLQGRVEAAGTPLCSQNHPHLLAVIQKNQMVEHRLFWNSLTNSWSEYVRVLYENVKSVPFHLRPLEDGDESVLVCDPLNATGLTLETVYERFESASLSLRELLGHYLSGEKPTGFLETEEILPVGAVLTGLGKLVLNKDGVITLQPPQSGCQYFLSQAGYEDILHEQESIASLWREGTLVCGVLGASIFGFALYQAYQRHKEKNRRQEFSEEVQTDSYLPEDETSSERLCVICVSRLRDCVILPCGHVCCCFLCYRALPNQLCPICRCHIERVVPLH; from the exons ATGGAGTTCTCCGCTCTGGAGACTGTGTGTGTGGGCTCCAGCTTAGCCCTGGCCGGGCTCTGCTACTACATGTACCGGCAGCAGCAGGCGGCTGTGAGGAGGATACAG ACAGCTCCTAAACTCCAGGTGGGCGCAGACCTGAGGACCCTGCTGGACTCCTGCCAGGAGCTGAGCTATGTGGTGCTGCAGG GAAGGGTTGAAGCCGCTGGTACGCCTCTGTGCAGCCAGAACCATCCACATCTCCTGGCTGTAATTCAAAAGAACCAGATGGTGGAGCATCGTCTTTTCTGGAACAGCCTGACAAATAGCTG GAGCGAGTATGTGCGAGTACTTTACGAGAATGTGAAGTCAGTCCCCTTCCATTTGCGTCCTCTGGAGGATGGAGATGAATCTGTACTTGTATGTGATCCATTAAATGCGACTGGTCTGACTTTGGAAACTGTTTATGAGCGGTTTGAATCTGCTTCTCTGAGCCTCCGGGAGCTTCTGGGACATTACCTGAGTGGAGAAAAGCCCACTGGCTTCCTAGAGACGGAGGAGATTCTTCCTGTGGGCGCAGTGCTGACTGGACTAGGAAAACTGGTCCTGAACAAAGATGGGGTAATAACTTTACAGCCCCCCCAAAGTGGATGTCAGTATTTCTTATCCCAGGCGGGATATGAGGATATATTACATGAACAAGAATCTATAGCGTCCCTTTGGAGAGAAGGGACATTAGTCTGTGGAGTTCTGGGCGCTTCGATCTTCGGCTTTGCATTGTATCAGGCCTATCAAagacataaagaaaaaaacagaagacaGGAGTTCTCCGAAGAAGTGCAGACAGATAGTTACTTGCCTGAGGATGAGACATCTTCTGAAAGACTGTGTGTAATCTGTGTTTCAAGACTACGGGATTGTGTGATACTGCCTTGTGGACATGTATGCTGCTGTTTTCTGTGTTACCGGGCTCTACCGAACCAGCTGTGCCCTATTTGTAGATGCCATATAGAAAGGGTAGTTCCTCTGCACTAG